In Thermobaculum terrenum ATCC BAA-798, the DNA window GCGGGGGCAGTAGCCCTGGCTCTTCAGGAATCTGCCAAATCTAAGGTCTAAGATAGTTGTGTCAGGAGGTATTCCTGACACAACTATCCAGCAGGAACAAGGTCGCAGTAATAGAACCTGTTGTCCCGAACTACTACTTCTCCCTTCTTGAAGGAAACACTGCGGCTGAAGATAGGACCATCGTACACAAATGAGTGAAACTCTCCATTCTCCCCTGCAGGATCGACTCTTTCAGGTAAAGAACTTAGAAACCCTAGATCAATATCGCTACCCAAGAAGGAAGGATCTAGTAGGGTAGAATCCACACAAACTACTACAGATCTAAAGCCATACTTACAAAGGCTAAGCGTGATGTCCTTCGAACTCCTCCCCCAAAGCGGAAACAGCGCCCTTACACCAACCTCTGACAAGCGGGATTCCCTATAGGCTCTTATATCCTCCAAGAATATGTCACCAAATGCGACTGTATTTATACCTAGGCTCATCAGCTCAGAGAGGGCATATCTCATTCTATCGTCATACACTTGGTTTGAGCAGTTCTGGGGAATATAGATCCTGTAAAGCGGAATACCTAGAGAAGCTGCTTGTGCCTCTATCAATTCTACTCTCACCCCATGCATGCTCACTCGTTCGTAGCCTTCGGTCACAGTACAGATGAGTCTCTCTACAGAGAATCTATCATCCCTTAGGAGCTTGTATAGTGCTAGGCAGCTATCCTTACCACCACTCCAGCTAAGTGCCACCCTACTTTTCATTACGAGTTGCTCCTATCTCCTCTCCATAGCAAATATAGTGGCTCTCATACCTAGCACCCACACCTTAACTGTGACTAACTCCCGCCAATCTTGCCCGATCAAGTGACGCATCAGCTTATCCTCCGTAGTCACCACTACCAGCCTGCCATCAGGCTTGAGTATTCTACCAGCCTCCTGCAGAAAAGCTGGGTAGAGCTCTTTATTACTCTCTTTGGATCCATAGCGGTAACCAAAGGGCGGATTAGTTACTATCGCATCCACAGAATCGTGTTCAAGAGGTATGCTGGTAGCATCCCATTGATGAAGCTCTATTGGTTTATATCTTGGCCCTATGTTAGAACTGGCAACCTCAATAGCTTCTCTAGATTTATCACTACCTATGATAAGCCGGTATCTACCAGCCAGAGCCCGTTCTATCAGTATGGTACCGGCCCCACAGAACGGATCAAGGAACACGTCATCGTTTCTCGGGCAAGACAACCACACCATAGCCGCGGCTATCGATGGTCTTAGTGATGCCTCCACATGATACTGTTTGTAAGCGTATCTTTTCGAATAGTCAGGAGTAAGCCTTACACCTCCCCAGACCTCATTGTCTATGACAGTAATCCAAACTTCTACAAGGGAATTGTCCTTAACTAGTCTCCAATTTCTAGGCAAAGTTGAGACCAGGATTTCTTCTGCAGTAGCCCTGAGCTGAGATCTAGTGAAAACATGACTGCCTTGGAGTCGAACTACTGGGCGAAAGGTAACTACTCTATGTTTTCTACGGCTTGCAGGCAGTTGATCAAATCTGTACCTAATGGCTTCTTGCCATCTGTCTGTTTTGATGGCTGACGCCAGGACTCGACCTAAATCCCTTAGGCCCTGCATGTTAGGGCTTATGTTATCCCTGTAGAGGAACAAGAAGAACGCATCCTCTACGACCCTGGATGTCAGGACCTCCTGCAGAGATTCAGCATCGACTACCAATAGGTCGTTTTTATCGCTAACAAATCTTCTGGAGAGAAATCTAATATTCCCTGCAGACGACTGAAGCTGTTTCTGAAGAATTCCACCAAGTCCTGGCGCTGTATGTAGCAGAAGTCTCATGTTTCAAAGCGCCTAATCACAATCGAAGCATTTATTCCGCCAAAGCCGAATGAATTACTCAATATTGTATCGACCTTGGCTTTACGCCCTCTATTTGGCACATAATCTAAATCACAATCATCCGATGGAGAGATCAAATTTACAGTAGCAGGTATATAGTCACACGCTAGTGCCATACAGCATATAGCGATTTCTATAGCCCCACTAGCTCCGAGAGCATGTCCGTGCATAGACTTAGTAGCGCTTACTGGTATCTTATATGCTCGTTCTCCAAACACCTTCTTGATAGCCAAGGTCTCAGTAGAATCATTAAGCGGTGTGGAACTGCCGTGAGCATTTATATAATCTATCTCATCGGTCGAGCAGCCGGCATTAGCTATTGCTAAGGCCATACACCTCGAAGCTTGCTCTCCCGTAGGCAGAGGAGCAGTCATGTGATATGCATCACTGGTGCTGGCATAGCCTATAATCTCACCCAGTATCTGGGCATTACGCCTAAGAGCATGCTCTAGGGACTCTAGCACCAGCACGGCTGCGCCCTCACCCATGACAAAACCATCTCTATCTCGATCAAACGGTCTACAAGCCGTCTCAGGGTCATCATTACGTGCGCTCATCACCTTGATCAAGGAGAAAGCTCCAAAGGTAAGAGGATACAAAGGAGCCTCTGCACCACCTGCCAGGATGACATCTGCTCTACCAGATCGTATCGCCATAAAAGCTTCCCCTATGGCGATAGTGCCGCTGGAACATGAATTAGCATTGGAAAGCTGGGGACCAGTGATACCAAAGTGCATGGATATATTACTACTGCTGGCTCCTCCAAACACGGA includes these proteins:
- a CDS encoding diphthine--ammonia ligase, whose product is MKSRVALSWSGGKDSCLALYKLLRDDRFSVERLICTVTEGYERVSMHGVRVELIEAQAASLGIPLYRIYIPQNCSNQVYDDRMRYALSELMSLGINTVAFGDIFLEDIRAYRESRLSEVGVRALFPLWGRSSKDITLSLCKYGFRSVVVCVDSTLLDPSFLGSDIDLGFLSSLPERVDPAGENGEFHSFVYDGPIFSRSVSFKKGEVVVRDNRFYYCDLVPAG
- a CDS encoding methyltransferase, whose translation is MRLLLHTAPGLGGILQKQLQSSAGNIRFLSRRFVSDKNDLLVVDAESLQEVLTSRVVEDAFFLFLYRDNISPNMQGLRDLGRVLASAIKTDRWQEAIRYRFDQLPASRRKHRVVTFRPVVRLQGSHVFTRSQLRATAEEILVSTLPRNWRLVKDNSLVEVWITVIDNEVWGGVRLTPDYSKRYAYKQYHVEASLRPSIAAAMVWLSCPRNDDVFLDPFCGAGTILIERALAGRYRLIIGSDKSREAIEVASSNIGPRYKPIELHQWDATSIPLEHDSVDAIVTNPPFGYRYGSKESNKELYPAFLQEAGRILKPDGRLVVVTTEDKLMRHLIGQDWRELVTVKVWVLGMRATIFAMERR
- the fabF gene encoding beta-ketoacyl-ACP synthase II is translated as MKTDRRVVITGIGAVTPIGTTRQGLWSGVCKEKSAVDRITRFDPSQFRSQVAAEIKDFDPATYLPPKKLARLDRFSQFSIVAAMQAVDDAGLDIDALDKDRVGIFIGSALGGVGYAEEQHSIFVEKGLRAVSASLALSVFGGASSSNISMHFGITGPQLSNANSCSSGTIAIGEAFMAIRSGRADVILAGGAEAPLYPLTFGAFSLIKVMSARNDDPETACRPFDRDRDGFVMGEGAAVLVLESLEHALRRNAQILGEIIGYASTSDAYHMTAPLPTGEQASRCMALAIANAGCSTDEIDYINAHGSSTPLNDSTETLAIKKVFGERAYKIPVSATKSMHGHALGASGAIEIAICCMALACDYIPATVNLISPSDDCDLDYVPNRGRKAKVDTILSNSFGFGGINASIVIRRFET